The following proteins are encoded in a genomic region of Magallana gigas chromosome 1, xbMagGiga1.1, whole genome shotgun sequence:
- the LOC117690554 gene encoding M protein, serotype 12-like, with translation MKTTSQKRKANDEAETESITKCKRSKKKMAEKETQIDSDNKEIKELKQKIVTMSEKLRCTEQSLIEQKHLVKEKDGKIVVLKKQLISVVTKAEEQKVMVANLNKRIIDLEKELEVEIQNRMHAEEAAIRARQNTRITPTCQQKSLEKRKGVPDDLPRVRSAGEKKKNKEIEEEQEKEILLVEYTNGKIFYAARKGAIITYCHKPVGLIRDAQFVHSPQKHSFKLNDKDQQTFQQEFIILSMKGIVDENIIKIDKLSTTVDEQLVAITKYIEEK, from the exons ATGAAAACTACTTCGCAGAAAAGGAAAGCCAATGACGAAGCAGAAACAGAAAGTATTACAAAATGCAAACG gtcaaaaaagaaaatggcTGAAAAAGAAACCCAGATTGACTCGgacaataaagaaattaaagaactaaaacagaaaattgtgaccatgtcgGAAAAGCTAAGATGTACAGAACAGTCTTTGATTGAACAAAAACATTTGGTGAAAGAAAAAGATGGCAAGATTGTT gTATTAAAGAAGCAACTAATTTCTGTGGTGACAAAAGCTGAAGAGCAGAAAGTTATGGTGGCAAATTTGAAC aaGAGGATTATTGATTTGGAAAAAGAACTTGAAGTGGAAATTCAGAATAGAATGCATGCTGAGGAGGCTGCAATACGGGCTAGGCAAAATACTCGGATCACACCCACCTGTCAGCAG aaAAGTTTAGAGAAAAGGAAGGGCGTTCCAGATGATTTACCAAGGGTTCGTTCAGCTGGTGAGAAAAAG aaaaacaaagaaatagaggaggaacaagaaaaagaaatcctatTGGTTGAATACACCAACggcaaaatattttatgctgCAAGAAAAGGAGCTATTATCACATATTGCCACAAGCCAGTAGGATTAATTAGAGATGCCCAATTTGTGCATTCCCCTCAAAAACATTCCTTTAAACTTAATGACAAGGATCAGCAAACTTTCCAACaggaatttataattttatcaatgaagGGAATAGTTGATGAGAACATTATCAAAATAGATAAACTGTCCACAACTGTAGATGAGCAGTTGGTAGCAATTACCAAATACATTGAGGAAAAATAA
- the LOC136273637 gene encoding uncharacterized protein, with protein MRENGVWGTDIEIYFAAKVFNCSIFLYSKHGHSYEWLEFKPENKTTSLAIYLHHKNSDHYDVVTSVSNLSELPLKDKENQHGYVKEPFICIDNDDQHEKDDTQFDISMSNLSDILKSMSFEDGEKVKDLSDVGSKQTADPFDFENEDDMPYESEFVQLTSTPRKAERPSYMCFRNANLRTASFPKILDELRNSPEHERLDISDISIYNSSFEEQVTNKKTKLVVKKQSSILLRKALKDIASSMKEKNKCHQLCLKHVTEKMMHSMRYRFWTKSFEQRVEWFIDKIKERKHQRFLIDGGHNVCSSCFKLLLKINKTFYYKYYKKALEGNSAASFRNVRGFGKAREGAVVWLHNYEYFHADRMPDNGDMMLPFKTRKNDLYDAYVAEKIKQFEISISSAYTVSRAAFYEIWKTDFPKLKIKQTNSFSKCSTCVHIERELEKTRDPVKRTKLKQMMSVHNRRQMTERRYYYKKREVARSNPRQFISLIIDGMDQSKTNLPHFTGRLMKGVDPNSFLKTHIQGVLNHGLKSLDLYVDINEYQHDANLVMNVILKSISQALSKTGFLQSTLYIQADNCARENKNRFVLGFCELLVKLDIFNEVHLSFLHVGHTHEDIDASFSQLSTKLRNSDAETMPKLLSLLNGAKQLRGLFDIKTWLAPCLNNIKKHSKPLHFKYSRDISKKVIMQYRANSSRPWTYTEENMLHSIPSCNPQILIPPNFHKIDLVAVKRNVEKQQYNLPGDSEYKWWLQYLKYLQLVKDNKDALFDYAKREADWLLPKLMNKQKLTENSNADIEHHLLEMLDRELDDHEVVLSKSKPKKSKKCKEKG; from the exons ATGAGGGAAAATGGTGTGTGGGGTACTGATatagaaatttattttgctgCCAAAGTCTTTAATTgctcaatttttttgtattcaaaACATGGACATTCGTATGAATGGTTGGAATTTAAACcagaaaataaaaccacaaGTTTAGCTATATATCTACATCATAAGAATTCCGATCACTATGATGTTGTTACATCTGTTAGCAACTTAAGTGAATTGCCACTAAAGGACAAAGAAAATCAGCATGGCTATGTAAAGGAGCCATTTATTTGCATTGATAATGATGATCAACATGAAAAGGATGACACTCAGTTTGATATTTCAATG tcAAATTTGTCTGACATACTTAAAAGCATGAGTTTTGAGGACGGTGAAAAAGTTAAAGACTTGTCTGATGTAGGAAGTAAACAAACGGCAGACCCATTTGATTTTGAGAATGAG GATGATATGCCCTATGAAAGTGAGTTTGTACAACTGACATCAACACCAAGAAAAGCTGAGCGGCCTTCTTACATGTGTTTCAGGAATGCAAATTTAAGAACGGCATCTTTTCCAAAAATACtg GATGAGCTGAGGAACAGCCCTGAACATGAAAGGCTAGATATCAGTGATATCAGCATTTACAACTCAAGTTTTGAAGAACaagtaacaaataaaaaaacaaagttaGTTGTGAAAAAACAGAGTTCCATCCTTCTAAGAAAAGCATTAAAAGACATTGCATCATCTATGAAGGAAAAGAATAAATGCCATCAGTTGTGTTTGAAACATGTCACTGAAAAGATGATGCACAGCATGAGGTACAGATTTTGGACAAAAAGCTTTGAACAACGGGTAGAATGGTTTATTGAtaagataaaagaaagaaaacaccAAAGGTTTTTAATTGATGGTGGACACAACGTGTGCTCTTCTTGTTTCAAACTTCTgctaaaaatcaacaaaacctTTTACTATAAGTATTATAAAAAAGCCTTGGAAGGAAATTCGGCTGCTAGTTTTAGAAATGTCAGAGGATTTGGCAAAGCAAGAGAAGGGGCTGTTGTATGGCtacataattatgaatattttcatgCTGACAGAATGCCAGATAATGGTGACATGATGTTGccttttaaaacaagaaaaaacgACTTGTATGACGCATatgttgcagaaaaaattaaacaatttgaaatatcTATTTCATCTGCCTACACTGTCAGCAGGGCagcattttatgaaatttggaAGACAGATTTCCCAAAGTTGAAGATAAAGCAG acaaatTCCTTTTCAAAATGTAGTACATGTGTTCATATTGAACGAGAGTTGGAAAAAACTAGGGATCCTGTCAAGAGAACCAAATTGAAACAAATGATGTCTGTTCACAATAGAAGACAaat gACAGAGAGAAGATATTATTACAAGAAAAGAGAGGTGGCAAGAAGCAATCCCAGGCAATTCATAAGCTTAATTATTGATGGGATGGACCAGA GTAAAACTAATTTGCCACACTTTACAGGGCGGCTAATGAAG GGTGTAGACCCAAACAGTTTTTTGAAAACCCACATTCAAGGGGTATTGAATCATGGGCTAAAGTCACTAGATCTTTATGTGGACATAAATGAATACCAGCACGATGCAAATCTTGTAATGAATGTCATATTGAAAAGCATCAGCCAGGCGTTATCAAAA ACTGGATTTCTTCAAAGTACATTATACATCCAAGCTGACAACTGTGCTAGAGagaataaaaatagatttgtcCTTGGCTTTTGTGAGCTACTGGTCAAATTGGACATTTTCAACGAA gtTCACTTGTCTTTTCTCCACGTGGGTCATACACATGAAGACATTGATGCATCGTTTTCTCAATTATCAACGAAGTTGCGAAATTCGGATGCAGAGACAATGCCAAAACTTCTTTCTTTGCTCAATGGTGCTAAACAATTGAGAGGTCTATTCGACATTAAAACCTGGCTTGCACCgtgtttaaataatattaaaaaacattcCAAACCACTTCATTTCAAGTATAGCCGAGACATATCAAAAAAAGTTATAATGCAGTACAGGGCAAATAGCAGTCGACCATGGACTTACACAGAAGAGAACATGTTACATTCAATTCCTTCTTGTAATCCCCAAATTCTTATACCTCCAAACTTTCACAAAATCGACCTAGTAGCTGTAAAGAGAAATGTTGAAAAGCAGCAGTACAATTTGCCTGGAGATAGCGAGTACAAATGGTGGttacaatatttgaaatactTACAACTTGTTAAGGACAACAAAGATGCTTTGTTTGATTATGCCAAAAGAGAAGCGGATTGGCTGTTACCAAAACTGATGAACAAACAAAAGCTCACAGAAAACTCCAATGCAGACATTGAACACCATTTACTTGAAATGCTAGACAGAGAGCTTGATGATCATGAG gTAGTCCTCTCAAAATCCAAACCAAAGAAATccaagaaatgtaaagaaaaaggaTGA